The Humulus lupulus chromosome 4, drHumLupu1.1, whole genome shotgun sequence genome has a window encoding:
- the LOC133831674 gene encoding protection of telomeres protein 1b-like isoform X1 codes for MGERDDYKFLELKDAIASINQKVNLIGVIIECGFPKGTRGTDCFCTVKIVDESYQKPGLPVNMFAEHFGMLPLIASFGDIIQLSNVMMKTHGGEVYAVFNKKSSTFAVYDGKGGEYVPYQTHLKFIQRDLDKKFIAGLRNWFIDFQIDEDSKNFSLVRELKERRFVDLACKVIHVQEFKGEWMTFLWDGTDTQPSSIPTRLEDERNNPLPLQPELLHLSRDILGTFPALGSVLRVVFDQGTKKHGLHLLHVGKWMKFVNVYCKVNGGLWHGSFTPSTKFRYTHDRDRLVLERQRLYNERLGMRYGRNPYWSFPWTSPITEVDYKDVPFVTLMDVLTYPEVTAKFLCVVRVVALYPWQAKDFCSRGIYRVRLTLEDPTARIHAYLYGEDGNKFFGDQLAIDVLTKKRNALLGVATNDVGKQVEDDARNPPWVQCCLKSYYLDKSDIWGSRQYQIFGTRLVVD; via the exons atgggggaGAGAGATGACTATAAGTTTCTTGAATTAAAGGACGCCATTGCTTCTATTAATCAAAAAGTTAACTTGATTGGCGTTATCATCGAGTGTGGTTTCCCTAAGGGAACTAGAGGAACTG ATTGTTTCTGCACAGTAAAGATTGTTGATGAATCGTATCAGAAACCTGGGCTTCCTGTTAATATGTTTGCTGAGCATTTTGGAATGCTTCCTCTTATAGCCTCATTTGGAGATATAATTCAGCTTTCCAATGTTATG ATGAAAACTCATGGTGGAGAAGTATATGCTGTTTTTAATAAGAAGTCCTCTACCTTTGCTGTATATGATGGAAAAGGTGGCGAATATGTTCCTTATCAAACTCATCTGAAATTTATCCAGAGAGACCTAGACAAGAAGTTCATAGCAGGCCTGAGAAATTGGTTTATTGATTTTCAGATTGATGAAG ATTCAAAAAACTTCTCATTGGTGAGAGAACTCAAGGAACGTAGATTTGTTGATTTGGCCTGCAAG GTAATTCATGTCCAAGAGTTTAAAGGTGAATGGATGACCTTCCTTTGGGATGGAACTGATACCCAACCAAGTAGTATTCCTACGAG GCTAGAAGATGAAAGGAACAATCCTCTTCCCCTACAACCAGAACTATTGCATTTGTCAAGAGATATATTAGGTACTTTTCCTGCTCTCGGATCTGTCTTGAGGGTGGTGTTTGACCAAGGTACTAAGAAGCATGGCCTTCACTTGCTACATGTTGGGAAGTGGATGAAGTTTGTCAATGTATATTGTAAGGTAAATGGAGGATTATGGCATGGTTCATTTACACCTTCAACAAAGTTTAGATATACTCATGACAGGGACCGTCTTGTATTAGAGCGCCAAAG GTTATATAATGAGCGGTTAGGTATGAGATATGGGCGAAATCCATACTGGAGCTTTCCGTGGACTTCTCCTATAACGG AGGTTGACTACAAAGATGTACCATTTGTTACTTTAATGGATGTTCTTACCTATCCAGAg GTTACAGCTAAGTTCCTATGTGTTGTACGGGTAGTAGCATTGTATCCATGGCAGGCTAAAGATTTCTGTTCTCGTGGAATTTACCGAGTTAGGCTGACCTTAGAGGACCCAACTGCCAGaattcatgcatatttatatggGGAAGATGGT AATAAGTTTTTTGGTGATCAACTTGCCATTGATGTACTGACGAAGAAGCGAAATGCATTGCTTGGAGTGGCTACAAATGATGTTGGAAAGCAAGTGGAGG